One stretch of Octopus sinensis unplaced genomic scaffold, ASM634580v1 Contig19935, whole genome shotgun sequence DNA includes these proteins:
- the LOC115232200 gene encoding uncharacterized protein LOC115232200, translated as MAMDPLSRMLNSMFPKLEISREDPNMLTYSTNHFFFIDDLKIVALKEDVLVKMMEAVNGFFESVGLEMNSEKSASNVESLSCCETVDGINGYRYLGVLEDGGSNVLKNKVMDSILENVKKRITMLSKTNLNAVNLFRGINEYALSLYNYYIGLINIEPYEFDEIDQQIRRLLTTLKLHLQPANKERLYLDLS; from the exons ATGGCGATGGATCCCCTAAGCAGGATGCTTAACTCCATGTTTCCCAAACTCGAAATTAGTCGGGAAGATCCCAATATGTTGACATACTCCaccaatcatttcttctttattgaCGATCTGAAAATAGTTGCCCTCAAAGAAGATGTGTTAGTCAAAATGATGGAGGCTGTTAATGGATTTTTTGAAAGTGTCGGCCTAGAGATGAATTCCGAAAAATCAGCATCTAATGTGGAATCTTTATCATGCTGTGAGACTGTCGATGGAATCAACGGATATCGCTACTTGGGTGTACTTGAAGATGGCGGAAGTAATGTTCTCAAGAATAAAGTTATGGACTCCATATTGGAGAATGTCAAGAAGAGGATAACTATGTTGTCAAAAACAAACCTGAATGCTGTAAATTTGTTTCGTGGAATCAATGAATATGCATTAtccctatataattattatattgggctAATCAATATTGAACCTTACGAATTTGATGAGATTGACCAACAAATACGCCGATTGCTTACGACTCTCAAGTTACACCTCCAGCCTGCAAATAAGGAGAGGTTGTATTTGGACC TTTCTTAA
- the LOC115232201 gene encoding uncharacterized protein LOC115232201, translated as MGPHNATRANGVKEDLVGDAAKTNLHSLSAIIGNVNGVSEGEWVSQIALAAKQRLGRMPRGGWNLVLDKFNEKYSAKCSSLCQLKSMARRNNNVQGRCDSSRVQDDVDVEISSFRNCLEELKFQIGKVQSIQRDSRKPTPKVQRRMVKTDILAGLNSAIYHITKDDPPQDINQITDILYAVQCAYLALTTRARPQSTWLENTERKISKLADEIDTVRSFSKQTLPQAEKQKAMDVLCRYGYKKSKKGELTRIETLLNDLIRIKKKQISIHSSRKNFRKDNACFELNRRRFYRNLSSSNEATLYGFGDGECLSFWEDVWSKKNMGPVVYDFVGVRCTGGETMRPHFTSDFIMDMLKCAPDWKACGCDGTYNFFLKKMDSLHGFLCKEIVRIINGEYTPDSWFYTGVTYLIPKKSECETPKDLRPITCMPTLYKLVTKCVNAKLADFIEAFGLISDNQLGRGSNVKVPKSKPSLTNA; from the coding sequence ATGGGACCTCACAATGCCACAAGAGCTAATGGTGTTAAAGAAGATCTTGTTGGTGATGCTGCCAAAACTAACTTGCATTCTCTTTCTGCGATCATCGGAAATGTCAATGGTGTCTCTGAAGGCGAATGGGTGTCTCAGATTGCCCTTGCCGCGAAGCAAAGACTTGGAAGGATGCCAAGAGGTGGTTGGAACCTTGTCCTGGATAAGTTCAATGAGAAGTACTCGGCAAAGTGCTCCAGTTTATGCCAACTAAAGAGCATGGCTAGACGGAATAACAATGTGCAAGGGAGATGCGACTCTTCCAGAGTGCAAGATGATGTGGACGTAGAAATTTCCAGTTTCAGAAATTGCCTAGAGGAACTCAAATTCCAAATTGGGAAAGTTCAGTCTATTCAGAGAGACTCTCGAAAGCCAACTCCAAAGGTGCAACGAAGGATGGTAAAAACTGATATCCTGGCTGGATTAAATTCTGCAATTTATCATATTACAAAAGATGATCCGCCCcaagatattaatcaaattaccgATATTCTATATGCTGTACAGTGTGCTTATTTGGCTTTAACTACGAGAGCCAGACCACAGAGCACATGGTTGGAAAACACGGAAAGAAAAATCTCTAAATTAGCAGATGAAATTGACACAGTTCGTTCCTTCTCCAAACAAACCTTGCCTCAGGCAGAAAAGCAAAAGGCAATGGATGTTCTCTGCCGCTACGGATATAAGAAGTCTAAGAAGGGGGAGCTAACCAGAATTGAGACTCTATTGAATGATCTAATTAGaatcaaaaagaaacagatatctaTCCATTCCTCGAGGAAAAATTTCCGGAAAGACAATGCGTGTTTTGAATTAAACCGCAGAAGATTTTATCGAAACTTATCTTCGAGCAACGAAGCCACCCTGTATGGGTTTGGTGATGGTGAGTGCTTATCATTTTGGGAAGATGTCTGGAGCAAGAAAAATATGGGGCCCGTAGTTTATGATTTTGTGGGTGTGAGGTGTACTGGCGGTGAAACCATGCGACCTCATTTCACAAGTGATTTTATTATGGATATGCTCAAATGTGCACCTGACTGGAAGGCATGCGGATGCGACGGAACGTATAACTTTTTCTTAAAGAAGATGGATTCTTTGCATGGGTTTCTGTGTAAAGAGATAGTCCGAATAATTAATGGAGAGTACACGCCCGATAGCTGGTTTTACACTGGCGTAACTTACTTGATCCCTAAAAAAAGTGAGTGTGAGACCCCGAAGGACTTACGCCCTATAACGTGTATGCCAACTTTGTATAAACTTGTCACCAAATGTGTTAATGCCAAACTGGCCGATTTCATCGAGGCATTTGGCTTAATCTCAGATAATCAGCTTGGACGAGGAAGCAATGTCAAGGTGCCAAAGAGCAAGCCCTCATTAACCAATGCTTAA